A single window of Shewanella sp. Choline-02u-19 DNA harbors:
- a CDS encoding lipoprotein-releasing ABC transporter permease subunit, whose product MNFSLSFYIGYRYWRARKANAFASFITIFSVSGILLGVAALIVVSSVMNGLEGQLKKRILGAVPQLTIHSPVPLEHWQQDVTQLSALKGVQGAAPSVSTQAMLQSASNIGAAQIYGVYPEQEKNLLSLTRNTYAGNFDALLSGKYQIILGAELARKLDVVVGNKIRVLSGDGVVYTPLGPVPSQRKFTVAGVFEMGSQVDASVAYIHHDDAQRLMRQKAGEVKQLRVYLDDPFNAAKIAPSVVDYFSHTVTTTDWHDTYGHLFGAVKMEKNMMSLMLSLIIAVAAFNIVSALVMMVVDKTTDVAVLKTQGLSTANVMGIFMIQGSLNAIIGLITGVATGALLTLNLNEITNALGISILGAGQNLPVQLDFNQLSSIVIGTLVITLLATIYPALRAANVQPASALRHE is encoded by the coding sequence ATGAATTTTTCATTATCATTTTATATTGGCTACCGTTATTGGCGAGCAAGAAAAGCCAATGCTTTTGCATCGTTTATTACCATATTCTCTGTTTCAGGCATTTTGCTTGGAGTGGCTGCACTTATTGTTGTTAGCTCCGTGATGAATGGTCTTGAAGGGCAGCTTAAAAAGCGCATTTTAGGTGCCGTGCCGCAACTAACGATTCATTCTCCCGTACCGTTAGAACATTGGCAGCAAGATGTGACTCAATTGTCAGCCTTAAAAGGGGTGCAGGGCGCCGCGCCGAGTGTGTCGACTCAAGCGATGCTGCAATCGGCCTCTAATATTGGCGCCGCGCAAATCTACGGTGTATACCCAGAACAGGAAAAAAATCTGCTTAGCCTTACGCGCAATACCTATGCAGGTAACTTCGACGCGCTGCTCTCTGGCAAGTATCAAATTATATTGGGCGCTGAGCTGGCACGTAAACTTGATGTGGTTGTCGGTAATAAAATACGAGTCCTGAGCGGAGATGGCGTGGTCTATACGCCGTTAGGTCCGGTGCCAAGCCAGCGAAAGTTCACCGTGGCGGGTGTATTTGAAATGGGGTCTCAAGTTGATGCTAGCGTCGCTTATATCCATCATGACGATGCACAGCGCTTAATGCGCCAAAAAGCCGGTGAAGTAAAACAGTTACGTGTTTATCTTGATGATCCCTTCAATGCCGCAAAAATTGCCCCGAGCGTGGTGGATTATTTTTCCCACACAGTGACCACCACAGATTGGCATGACACTTATGGTCACCTGTTTGGCGCCGTTAAAATGGAAAAGAACATGATGTCATTAATGCTTAGCCTTATTATTGCGGTCGCCGCGTTTAATATCGTCTCTGCGTTAGTGATGATGGTTGTGGATAAAACTACTGATGTTGCCGTGTTAAAAACCCAGGGCTTATCGACGGCTAATGTGATGGGGATCTTTATGATCCAAGGCTCGCTTAATGCCATCATAGGCTTGATTACTGGGGTGGCAACGGGGGCGTTATTAACCCTTAATTTAAATGAGATCACTAATGCGTTAGGGATCTCTATTCTTGGCGCAGGTCAGAATTTGCCAGTACAGCTCGACTTTAATCAATTGAGCTCGATAGTCATAGGCACACTTGTCATTACCCTATTAGCCACCATTTACCCGGCGCTAAGAGCCGCGAATGTTCAGCCAGCGAGTGCCCTTAGACATGAATAG
- the lolE gene encoding lipoprotein-releasing ABC transporter permease subunit LolE produces MKSLLAMRIGWRFYLARQSNRFINFISFASTAGIALGVAVLIIVLSAMNGFEKELEERLLGVVSHGELVGVNEPIHDWQAVVADADKVPGIVAAAPFVRMQGLVQKPGGFQGVTVQGIDIEQEAKVSNIRHFMSEQSWQSLQEAKHNNIVLGKGLANNLGIEIGQSISLYMPNNNNSSQNKIAAAKSHRFVVSGIFELGGELDTTTAYVPMDYAAKLLKLEQGVSGVRIKVKNVFDAPMLIRDLGYSQKQYVYISDWTRTQGHLYQDIQLVRMVMYLVLALVIAVACFNIVSTLVMAVRDKQSEIAILLTMGMKKTSVMLIFIVQGALNGILGCIIGSIVGVTIALNLSDIAKGIESVLGIQLLSADVYFIDFLPSQLVVNDVITVVSLAFVMSLIATLYPAWKASQTPPASALAGR; encoded by the coding sequence ATGAAAAGCCTGTTAGCGATGCGGATAGGGTGGCGCTTTTATTTAGCCCGTCAGTCAAACCGTTTTATCAACTTTATCTCTTTTGCCTCTACTGCGGGTATTGCACTCGGAGTCGCGGTACTGATTATCGTATTATCGGCGATGAATGGCTTTGAGAAGGAGTTAGAGGAGCGACTTTTAGGGGTCGTTTCTCATGGTGAGTTAGTCGGTGTGAATGAGCCAATACATGATTGGCAGGCCGTTGTGGCGGATGCTGATAAAGTCCCTGGAATTGTTGCAGCGGCTCCTTTTGTACGGATGCAAGGTCTGGTGCAAAAGCCGGGTGGTTTTCAAGGGGTAACGGTTCAGGGGATAGATATAGAGCAAGAAGCGAAAGTATCAAATATTCGTCACTTCATGTCTGAGCAGAGCTGGCAAAGTTTACAAGAAGCTAAGCACAATAATATCGTGCTTGGTAAAGGGCTGGCGAATAACCTCGGGATTGAGATTGGTCAATCTATTAGCTTATATATGCCTAACAATAATAACTCGTCTCAAAATAAAATAGCCGCCGCTAAAAGTCACCGCTTTGTGGTTTCTGGTATTTTTGAACTTGGGGGCGAGCTAGATACAACCACCGCATATGTGCCTATGGATTATGCGGCTAAGTTGTTAAAGTTAGAACAAGGTGTTTCCGGTGTGCGTATTAAGGTCAAAAATGTTTTCGATGCGCCGATGTTGATCCGTGACCTCGGTTATAGCCAAAAGCAATATGTTTATATTTCGGACTGGACTCGAACTCAAGGACATTTATATCAAGATATACAATTGGTTAGAATGGTGATGTATCTTGTGTTGGCTTTAGTTATTGCTGTGGCATGTTTTAATATCGTGTCGACACTTGTGATGGCGGTGCGAGATAAGCAGTCTGAAATCGCTATCTTGTTAACCATGGGCATGAAAAAGACCTCGGTGATGCTGATATTTATCGTGCAGGGCGCACTCAATGGCATTTTGGGCTGCATCATAGGATCTATTGTAGGGGTGACAATTGCGCTCAACCTCAGCGATATTGCCAAAGGGATAGAATCGGTATTAGGTATTCAACTGTTGTCGGCAGATGTGTACTTTATTGATTTTCTACCGTCACAATTAGTGGTTAACGATGTGATTACGGTCGTGTCTCTCGCTTTTGTGATGAGCCTTATCGCAACGCTTTATCCCGCGTGGAAAGCCAGCCAAACACCGCCAGCAAGTGCATTAGCAGGCCGCTAG
- a CDS encoding TOMM precursor leader peptide-binding protein has translation MNTLLLSPAATITPNAHGVLLQSDLGDFQLHGKDVSEFVTVIVPLLRGDNTEQAVCDQLPSYSQSSVLSIIALLKQHGLVEEVEANTDFKPPWAMHERFINAWSSSQHSEVALKDKRLLVIGLEPWSVKMVDELACSGVGHIHIIDNELISADDILCHRPFGESNLGLLRGEVLKGLLQQQAPWCNVTLQPLEKGDCGIHIASEPIWDLVVVTLSKEAKHWLYQISKTLHHLGLPALYGSLDGLESWVGPAVNLPQQTTAIDACWNCLRLRRLGTEVAPDLAHELEKTAYKNQQTSRARSMLTSMAALTGHQLSMEVLKLLVGYIQSDLVGKVNVQNLVTNKAEQHQIIPVPWCKVCGYDHDTAAAHIHSINERQRQAANMQVGAMSAVSAHQISQANPLNSVGTAEDVTDLFEGWIDAKTGIIRQLTGHSPQLPDFPITASANVANFTSGHFDPRAAGHVGSGKGLDSVSAHISAIGEAIERYSAARYRLEDCHYASISQLTGEYLDPNDLVLYSKKQYHTPQFPFSRWNKKRKIHWSKGMFLGTQTPVWVPSLVSYFNFSCPYEEQFSQVSSNGLAAGQDNDDAAIRATYELIERDAMMLTWYAQHPCKRLKLDAVNHGKMRVMLDELTAMGMSLELYLLDVGIHVPTVVCLAFGDGIRTPAVSVALACHGDIAVAMKKALLEQGHVMPYLCYLMGTGAKVPQHVGEVQSLEDHAAYYFKMNNKSAFDFMRQADEHSIDIDQWPYPIVKDATDLNQRLCNANVDVAIVDVTSPDVALSPFRVARAVGKNMQPIHFGEQFKRIDNPRLQQLLKGKVVNMYPHPIA, from the coding sequence ATGAACACTCTTTTGTTATCACCAGCAGCCACCATTACACCGAATGCTCATGGTGTGTTATTACAATCGGATCTTGGCGACTTTCAACTGCATGGCAAAGATGTAAGTGAGTTTGTAACCGTTATTGTCCCTTTACTGCGAGGTGATAATACCGAGCAGGCTGTTTGTGACCAGCTTCCGAGTTATAGCCAAAGCAGTGTGCTGTCAATTATTGCTTTACTAAAGCAACATGGATTAGTGGAGGAGGTGGAAGCTAATACCGACTTTAAACCGCCTTGGGCGATGCACGAGCGATTTATCAATGCATGGTCAAGCAGTCAGCATTCGGAAGTGGCACTAAAGGACAAAAGATTACTGGTTATTGGACTCGAGCCTTGGTCTGTCAAAATGGTTGATGAACTGGCTTGTTCTGGCGTCGGGCATATTCATATTATTGATAATGAATTGATTTCGGCAGATGATATTCTTTGCCATCGTCCGTTCGGTGAGTCTAACCTTGGCTTATTGCGGGGAGAGGTATTAAAAGGCTTGCTACAGCAACAAGCGCCTTGGTGTAATGTGACGCTACAACCGTTAGAAAAAGGCGACTGCGGCATCCATATCGCGAGTGAGCCCATTTGGGATCTGGTGGTGGTGACTCTCAGCAAAGAAGCCAAGCATTGGCTTTATCAAATCTCTAAAACATTACATCATTTGGGTTTACCTGCACTCTACGGCAGTTTAGATGGATTGGAATCTTGGGTGGGACCGGCGGTTAATTTACCACAGCAGACAACGGCAATTGACGCATGCTGGAACTGTTTACGTTTACGACGATTAGGCACTGAAGTGGCACCTGATTTGGCGCACGAATTAGAAAAAACAGCTTATAAAAATCAGCAAACAAGCCGAGCTCGCAGCATGTTAACCTCGATGGCTGCGTTGACGGGTCACCAGTTATCAATGGAAGTGTTGAAGCTGCTAGTGGGTTACATTCAGAGCGATCTCGTGGGAAAAGTGAATGTACAGAATCTGGTGACCAATAAAGCAGAGCAGCATCAGATCATTCCTGTACCTTGGTGTAAGGTCTGCGGCTATGACCACGATACAGCGGCCGCTCATATCCATTCAATTAATGAGCGTCAACGGCAAGCTGCAAACATGCAAGTGGGGGCAATGAGTGCTGTTTCTGCACATCAAATTTCACAGGCCAATCCGCTAAATAGTGTTGGTACGGCTGAGGATGTCACCGATCTTTTTGAAGGTTGGATAGATGCTAAGACTGGCATTATCCGTCAGCTCACAGGACACTCTCCACAGCTTCCTGACTTTCCGATCACGGCATCGGCCAATGTGGCCAACTTTACGTCTGGCCACTTTGATCCCAGAGCCGCTGGGCATGTTGGTTCCGGTAAAGGTTTAGACAGTGTGTCTGCGCATATCAGCGCTATCGGCGAAGCTATTGAACGATACTCTGCTGCAAGATACCGTCTGGAAGATTGCCATTACGCTTCAATTAGTCAGCTGACGGGAGAGTATTTAGATCCAAACGACTTAGTTCTATATTCAAAAAAACAATACCATACACCGCAGTTTCCGTTTTCTCGTTGGAATAAAAAACGAAAAATACACTGGAGTAAAGGCATGTTTTTAGGGACTCAAACACCGGTATGGGTACCGTCATTAGTTAGCTATTTTAACTTTAGCTGTCCTTATGAAGAGCAGTTTAGCCAAGTGTCATCCAATGGGCTCGCGGCAGGGCAAGATAATGACGATGCTGCAATTAGAGCAACATACGAGCTTATTGAACGAGATGCCATGATGCTCACTTGGTATGCCCAGCATCCGTGTAAACGACTTAAACTCGATGCTGTTAATCACGGAAAAATGCGGGTGATGTTGGATGAGTTAACGGCAATGGGAATGAGCTTAGAGCTCTACTTGCTCGACGTCGGTATTCATGTGCCAACGGTGGTTTGTCTCGCGTTTGGTGACGGGATACGAACACCTGCAGTTTCGGTTGCACTGGCTTGTCATGGAGACATTGCGGTCGCGATGAAAAAAGCACTACTTGAGCAAGGGCATGTCATGCCTTACTTGTGTTACCTGATGGGAACGGGCGCCAAAGTGCCACAGCATGTTGGTGAAGTACAAAGTCTAGAAGATCACGCGGCCTACTATTTTAAAATGAATAACAAGTCTGCTTTTGATTTCATGCGCCAAGCTGATGAACACTCGATTGATATTGATCAATGGCCATATCCCATTGTGAAGGATGCGACCGATCTAAATCAGAGGTTATGTAATGCCAATGTTGACGTTGCCATTGTCGATGTGACCTCTCCAGATGTTGCACTGAGTCCATTTAGGGTTGCCAGAGCGGTGGGAAAAAATATGCAGCCAATTCATTTTGGGGAGCAATTTAAACGGATTGATAACCCACGCTTGCAGCAGTTACTCAAGGGTAAGGTTGTCAATATGTACCCTCACCCTATTGCGTAG
- the mfd gene encoding transcription-repair coupling factor, translating into MNAFSVLTPPAVKSAKLAQTLCTLGGAAQALTIANIAKQHQNVTLVVTADTPSAIALESELNYLLSEAAISIWLFPDRETLPYDSFSPHQDLVSQRLEALSRIPQAQQSVVIVPITTLMVKLPPKSFLSGNVLILEKGDNYQLHDVREQLINTGYHSVEQVYEHGEFAVRGSIIDIFPMGSNQPFRIELFDDEVESIRHFDPETQRSSHELPSIRLLPAKEFPTDNAAIEGFRQRYRRRFEVLVKEPGSIYQMVSKKTMPAGIENYLPLFFDDTASLFDYLPEKTQLITVGDIETATQAHLHEVETRYEDRRVDPLRPLLSPQELYLLTEQIFSAFKGLPRFQLKTAPFTGTAIEAKALKLPDLAANHKLKQPLLLLEEYAALGERMLFSAESEGRREALLELLGKIKLKPTLFSHFNEFAASKTKLGLIVSPLSQGCVIEKKTGGKFSLICETELFGQRISQRRRRDKQRQISSDALVKNLAELKVGQPIVHLDHGVARYQGLETLDTGGLVAEYLVLEYSGGDKLYVPVSSLHLISRYSVGPDEEANLNKLGNESWTKAKRKAIEKIRDVAAELLDVYARRQSRPGEACHIDQEEYAQFAGSFPFEETVDQETAISAVIEDMRTPMAMDRLVCGDVGFGKTEVAMRAAFVAVNDGKQVAILVPTTLLAQQHFENFQDRFADWPFKIEVMSRFKTAKEQTQVMKDLTNGKVDIVIGTHKLLQSEAKFENLGLLVIDEEHRFGVRQKEKIKALRANVDILTLTATPIPRTLNMAMSGMRDLSIIATPPAKRLAVKTFIREYDEATIREALLREILRGGQVYFLHNSVETIEKRAAEISELLPEARVVTAHGQMRERELERVMSDFYHQRFNVLVCTTIIETGIDVPSANTIVIERADKFGLAQLHQLRGRVGRSHHQAYAYLMTPHPKSMTKDARKRLEAIGALEDLGAGFMLATQDLEIRGAGELLGDEQSGHISKIGFTLYMEMLEEAVKMLKDGKEPSLDQMLRQQSEIELRIPALLPEDYVSDVNMRLSLYKRIANCKTEKAVDELKVEFIDRFGMLPEPTKNLMALTLYKHLATQLGLRKIEMHAKGGSIEFGDNNKVDPTFIIGLLQNQPQIYRMDGPNKLKFSMPSESAKDRLALIKLLLEQLSQHRIGE; encoded by the coding sequence ATGAATGCTTTTTCCGTATTGACTCCACCAGCAGTCAAGAGTGCTAAATTAGCACAAACGCTGTGTACTCTTGGTGGCGCTGCTCAAGCGCTTACGATCGCTAATATTGCTAAGCAACATCAGAACGTGACACTTGTTGTTACCGCAGATACGCCTAGTGCCATTGCGCTAGAATCTGAGCTAAATTATTTGCTCAGTGAAGCAGCAATTTCAATATGGCTATTTCCAGACAGGGAAACCCTCCCCTATGACAGCTTCTCTCCCCATCAAGATTTAGTCTCACAACGTCTTGAAGCGCTTTCGAGGATCCCTCAAGCGCAGCAAAGCGTAGTCATAGTGCCAATCACCACGTTAATGGTCAAGCTGCCCCCTAAATCCTTTTTGAGCGGTAATGTGCTTATTTTGGAGAAAGGCGATAACTACCAGCTGCATGATGTTAGAGAGCAATTAATCAATACTGGTTACCACAGTGTTGAGCAAGTATACGAGCACGGTGAGTTTGCGGTTCGTGGTTCGATTATCGATATTTTCCCTATGGGATCAAATCAGCCATTTCGTATTGAGCTATTTGATGACGAAGTCGAATCTATTCGACATTTCGATCCAGAAACCCAACGTTCTAGCCACGAGCTACCATCGATTCGACTGCTGCCCGCGAAAGAGTTTCCCACTGACAATGCTGCCATTGAAGGCTTTAGACAGCGTTATCGTCGCCGATTTGAGGTTCTCGTCAAAGAACCTGGCTCTATTTATCAAATGGTCAGTAAAAAGACCATGCCCGCAGGAATAGAAAATTACCTGCCGTTGTTTTTTGATGACACTGCGAGTCTGTTCGATTATTTGCCAGAAAAAACGCAATTAATCACTGTCGGTGATATTGAGACTGCCACCCAAGCTCATCTGCATGAAGTTGAAACTCGCTATGAAGATAGACGCGTGGATCCACTGCGGCCTTTATTAAGCCCGCAAGAGCTTTACCTTTTGACAGAACAGATCTTTAGCGCCTTTAAAGGATTGCCAAGATTTCAGTTAAAGACAGCGCCTTTTACCGGTACCGCAATTGAGGCAAAAGCATTAAAACTGCCTGACCTAGCTGCAAATCATAAACTGAAACAACCTCTTTTGCTCCTTGAAGAGTATGCCGCCTTAGGCGAGAGGATGTTATTCAGTGCCGAATCAGAAGGTCGCCGTGAAGCCCTTTTAGAGCTGCTCGGTAAGATAAAACTAAAGCCAACGCTATTTAGCCACTTTAACGAATTTGCTGCCAGTAAAACCAAATTAGGGCTGATTGTTTCACCCCTGTCTCAAGGTTGTGTGATTGAGAAAAAGACCGGTGGAAAATTCAGCTTAATTTGCGAAACGGAGCTGTTTGGTCAACGCATATCGCAGCGCCGCCGTCGAGACAAACAACGCCAGATCAGTAGTGATGCACTGGTTAAAAACCTTGCTGAGCTAAAAGTGGGCCAACCAATAGTCCATCTAGATCATGGTGTAGCGCGCTATCAAGGCCTAGAAACACTTGATACCGGTGGGCTTGTTGCCGAATATCTCGTGCTTGAGTATTCTGGCGGTGACAAACTTTATGTTCCCGTGTCCTCTTTACACCTCATCAGTCGCTACAGTGTTGGCCCCGATGAAGAGGCAAACCTCAATAAGTTAGGCAACGAAAGCTGGACTAAAGCGAAACGCAAAGCCATTGAGAAAATTCGTGACGTTGCGGCTGAATTATTAGATGTTTATGCCCGCAGGCAATCAAGGCCGGGTGAGGCTTGTCATATTGACCAAGAAGAGTACGCACAATTTGCCGGTAGCTTCCCGTTTGAAGAAACCGTCGATCAAGAAACTGCGATATCAGCAGTTATAGAAGATATGCGCACCCCCATGGCAATGGATAGATTAGTCTGTGGCGATGTGGGTTTCGGTAAAACAGAAGTGGCGATGCGCGCCGCATTTGTGGCCGTTAATGACGGTAAACAAGTGGCCATTCTGGTCCCAACGACTCTACTTGCACAGCAACATTTCGAAAATTTCCAAGACCGTTTTGCTGATTGGCCTTTTAAGATAGAGGTTATGTCACGTTTCAAAACAGCCAAAGAACAAACCCAGGTCATGAAAGACTTAACCAATGGCAAAGTGGATATTGTGATAGGTACTCACAAGCTGTTGCAATCAGAGGCTAAGTTCGAGAACTTAGGCTTACTGGTTATTGACGAAGAGCACCGTTTTGGCGTGCGACAAAAAGAGAAGATTAAGGCACTGCGTGCCAATGTCGATATCCTTACCCTTACCGCCACGCCGATCCCACGCACATTAAACATGGCGATGTCAGGCATGCGTGACTTGTCGATTATCGCCACCCCCCCCGCCAAGCGTTTAGCCGTAAAAACCTTTATCCGTGAATATGATGAAGCTACGATTAGAGAAGCGCTCCTTCGTGAGATTTTACGTGGTGGCCAAGTCTATTTCTTACATAATAGCGTGGAAACGATTGAAAAAAGGGCTGCAGAAATCAGTGAGCTGCTACCCGAAGCACGTGTTGTAACTGCACACGGACAGATGCGTGAACGCGAACTCGAGCGAGTGATGTCTGATTTTTATCATCAACGCTTTAATGTATTAGTCTGTACCACGATTATTGAAACCGGTATTGATGTTCCATCAGCAAACACCATCGTAATTGAACGGGCAGACAAGTTTGGTTTAGCGCAGCTGCATCAATTGCGAGGCCGTGTTGGTCGCTCGCATCACCAAGCATATGCCTATTTGATGACACCACATCCTAAAAGTATGACTAAAGATGCGCGTAAGCGATTAGAAGCCATTGGCGCACTCGAAGATCTTGGTGCTGGATTTATGTTGGCCACCCAGGATTTAGAGATCCGCGGCGCAGGCGAATTGCTCGGTGACGAGCAAAGTGGTCATATCTCTAAGATAGGTTTCACCCTTTATATGGAGATGCTTGAAGAGGCCGTTAAGATGCTCAAAGACGGTAAAGAACCGTCTCTCGATCAGATGCTACGTCAACAAAGTGAAATCGAGTTGCGGATCCCAGCCCTATTACCTGAAGATTATGTCAGCGATGTTAATATGCGTCTTTCGCTATACAAACGCATCGCTAACTGTAAAACAGAGAAAGCCGTCGATGAATTAAAAGTTGAGTTTATTGACCGTTTCGGTATGTTGCCCGAGCCCACTAAGAACCTAATGGCGCTAACACTCTATAAGCACCTTGCTACGCAACTGGGTCTTCGAAAGATCGAAATGCATGCAAAAGGTGGTAGCATAGAATTTGGCGACAATAATAAAGTGGATCCCACCTTTATTATTGGTTTATTACAGAACCAGCCGCAAATATATCGAATGGATGGCCCCAATAAGCTAAAATTCAGCATGCCATCAGAATCAGCCAAAGATAGGCTAGCACTCATAAAACTGTTACTTGAACAGTTGTCTCAACATCGCATTGGAGAATAA
- a CDS encoding heme-binding protein produces the protein MNAKPDLEQLDMSVQQLSSVVADLEKQCPVADKGLSVSSAQGCPVAKCSQAIPSTRQCAVNHPIASPFVPDYNIPLLAPGGGDQKPDVLEKLGPLADLVGTWVSQRFSGFNVMPIPQVTAPNGFILKNFNYYEVITFSAISGKVANRGGQYEQDSYTLFYEQRVFFADGPQTDDLVHAENGSWLHQVSAQQGQNEVNTAPFIPTPPAPNPIPTQSPLTEIVKQVSVPHGNSILALGGVTRSYCAPTIPVANCLPIAAPDAFSAAYGPNIATNPSINPNAVLDSALLKLADKGVSVASTTALTVDSDNHGAIANTPFMKSHSDVSRFTTTYWIEHLSTGHLQLQYTQNITLDLPVGDKTYKFPHITANTLTKVQ, from the coding sequence ATGAACGCAAAACCAGATTTAGAACAATTAGACATGAGCGTGCAACAGCTATCGTCAGTTGTGGCAGATTTAGAGAAGCAGTGTCCTGTAGCTGATAAAGGATTATCAGTTAGCTCAGCGCAAGGTTGCCCAGTCGCTAAATGTAGCCAAGCTATACCTTCAACTCGTCAGTGCGCGGTTAATCATCCGATAGCATCGCCTTTTGTACCTGATTATAATATTCCGTTGTTGGCGCCGGGTGGTGGCGATCAAAAGCCGGATGTTCTTGAAAAGTTAGGCCCGTTAGCCGATCTCGTTGGCACCTGGGTTAGCCAGCGATTTAGTGGCTTTAACGTGATGCCTATCCCTCAAGTCACAGCACCGAATGGCTTTATTTTAAAGAACTTTAATTATTATGAAGTTATTACTTTCAGCGCAATCTCTGGCAAAGTTGCAAACCGAGGAGGTCAGTACGAACAAGACTCATACACCTTGTTCTATGAGCAAAGAGTGTTTTTTGCTGATGGGCCTCAGACGGATGACTTAGTGCATGCTGAAAATGGTTCTTGGTTGCATCAAGTGTCGGCGCAGCAAGGTCAAAACGAAGTCAATACCGCGCCCTTCATTCCTACACCTCCAGCGCCAAATCCCATTCCAACGCAAAGTCCGTTAACTGAAATCGTAAAGCAGGTCTCGGTTCCTCATGGAAACTCAATTTTAGCCTTAGGCGGAGTGACTAGATCTTACTGTGCTCCAACTATTCCCGTTGCAAACTGCTTGCCTATCGCTGCTCCAGACGCATTTAGCGCCGCCTATGGTCCAAATATTGCGACCAACCCAAGCATCAATCCCAATGCGGTGCTTGATAGTGCACTACTGAAATTAGCGGATAAAGGGGTGAGCGTTGCGAGTACGACGGCGCTAACAGTTGACAGTGATAATCATGGCGCTATCGCCAATACGCCATTTATGAAGAGTCACTCAGATGTATCGCGATTTACCACCACATATTGGATAGAGCACTTATCAACGGGTCATCTACAACTGCAATATACGCAAAACATCACATTAGATCTGCCCGTCGGTGACAAGACCTATAAGTTTCCGCATATCACGGCAAACACCTTGACCAAAGTTCAGTAA
- the lolD gene encoding lipoprotein-releasing ABC transporter ATP-binding protein LolD — protein sequence MNSELLLKVSNVSKRYNDGSVETQVLHSVDLEVYKGEQLAIVGSSGSGKSTLLHIMGTLDRPTSGNVTMLDEDLYQLSNKRQAQVRNNNIGFIYQFHHLLPEFSALENVSMPALIQGKTRKEVEGKATALLERVGLGHRLAHTPAELSGGERQRVAIARALINDPKLVLADEPTGNLDANSGEAVYELITELAAQLGTAFVVVTHDQQLAARMDRQLHMKDGYLVNAEELTG from the coding sequence ATGAATTCAGAATTATTGCTAAAAGTGAGCAATGTGAGTAAGCGTTACAACGATGGTTCAGTCGAAACCCAAGTGTTGCATAGCGTTGATTTAGAGGTCTACAAGGGTGAACAACTTGCGATAGTTGGCAGCTCTGGATCAGGTAAAAGCACACTGCTGCATATTATGGGTACCTTAGATCGGCCGACAAGTGGCAATGTGACGATGCTCGATGAAGATCTCTACCAACTGTCTAACAAGCGCCAAGCTCAAGTGCGCAATAATAATATTGGTTTTATCTATCAGTTCCATCATCTGTTACCTGAATTTAGTGCATTGGAAAATGTATCAATGCCAGCATTAATACAGGGTAAAACACGCAAAGAGGTGGAAGGTAAAGCGACCGCTTTACTTGAGCGAGTGGGGTTAGGCCATCGTCTCGCACACACTCCTGCGGAGTTGTCTGGCGGGGAACGCCAGCGCGTCGCTATCGCTAGAGCCTTGATTAACGATCCCAAATTGGTGCTTGCTGATGAACCTACCGGTAACCTTGACGCTAATAGTGGTGAGGCCGTCTACGAATTGATCACTGAACTCGCCGCCCAATTAGGCACAGCATTTGTGGTGGTCACTCATGATCAACAACTTGCTGCGAGAATGGATAGACAGTTACACATGAAAGATGGCTACTTGGTGAATGCTGAGGAGCTCACTGGATGA